A portion of the Paenibacillus marchantiae genome contains these proteins:
- the ligA gene encoding NAD-dependent DNA ligase LigA — MDPMHRMEQLVTELNQHNYQYYTMDQPQISDKEYDLLYDELVTLEQESGMVLPDSPTQRVGGELLKGFTPHRHLSSLWSLDKAQNIEQLRNWNTRVLKLVNDFNTKNPDNPLPEPGYVIELKFDGLTLNLTYTNGELVQASTRGNGAVGEGILAQVRTIKSVPLKIPYTGGTIEVQGEGIMNLSVLNRYNETAAEPLKNARNAAAGALRNLNPKTTAERRLNAYFYNVGYSDDIQFANHQEMMDFLRENRFKVNPSITYFHEFDDVMEQLAAIQESRGQLDYLIDGAVIKITDMRTREALGYTDKFPRWAVAYKFEAEETTTVLNSVVWNVGRTGKVTPLARVEPVELAGVTVQNCTLNNVGDIERKNLKFALGTRVFIRRSNDVIPEILGKVTEESDGEEIVFPEQCPACGFPLEQRGAHLFCNNKLACKPQTVARISHFASRDAMDIETFSEKTAIQLYDELNVREPADLYTLQFDDLVKLERFGEKKANNLIAALEQSKDRDLASFLYSLGIPNTGKSTTRMLADHYRDLHAIMNATAEELVELPDVGGIVAESIVTFFADPFTKAAIEKMLNLGVKAQAPEAPAAIVEDSFFSGKTVVLTGTLHQLTREEATQRLEALGAKVTGSVSKKTDLVIAGEKAGSKLTKAHDLGIPTIEDEDELVRLLNQEG; from the coding sequence ATGGACCCGATGCACCGGATGGAGCAACTCGTTACCGAGCTAAACCAGCATAATTATCAGTACTACACGATGGATCAGCCGCAGATCAGCGACAAGGAGTATGATCTTCTGTACGACGAACTGGTTACGCTGGAACAGGAGAGTGGCATGGTTTTGCCTGATTCTCCGACACAGCGTGTGGGTGGTGAACTGCTCAAAGGGTTTACACCGCATCGCCATTTATCCTCATTGTGGAGCTTGGACAAAGCCCAGAATATAGAGCAGCTGCGAAACTGGAATACTCGTGTGCTCAAGCTGGTCAATGACTTCAACACCAAAAATCCAGACAATCCGTTGCCCGAACCTGGCTATGTGATTGAACTGAAGTTTGACGGTTTGACCCTGAATCTAACGTACACAAACGGTGAGTTGGTTCAAGCCTCTACGCGTGGAAACGGAGCTGTAGGGGAGGGCATTTTGGCTCAGGTTAGAACCATTAAATCTGTTCCGCTTAAAATCCCGTATACAGGCGGCACAATTGAAGTCCAGGGTGAAGGCATCATGAACCTGTCTGTATTGAATCGTTATAATGAAACGGCAGCAGAACCGCTCAAAAATGCCCGGAATGCCGCGGCAGGAGCACTGCGCAACTTAAATCCGAAGACTACCGCTGAGCGACGATTGAACGCCTATTTCTATAATGTAGGTTATTCGGATGATATTCAGTTTGCCAACCATCAGGAGATGATGGACTTTCTCCGTGAGAATCGATTTAAAGTCAATCCGTCCATTACGTATTTCCATGAGTTTGATGATGTGATGGAGCAGTTGGCTGCGATACAGGAGAGCCGTGGCCAACTGGACTACCTGATCGATGGAGCTGTTATCAAAATCACAGACATGCGCACCCGTGAGGCATTGGGTTACACGGATAAATTCCCTCGATGGGCGGTAGCGTACAAATTCGAGGCGGAAGAGACCACAACCGTTCTGAACTCTGTAGTCTGGAATGTGGGTCGTACCGGCAAAGTAACTCCACTTGCTCGAGTTGAACCGGTTGAGCTAGCTGGGGTAACGGTACAGAACTGCACGTTGAATAACGTAGGTGACATTGAGCGGAAAAATCTGAAGTTTGCCTTGGGTACACGTGTCTTTATCCGTCGTTCCAATGATGTTATTCCTGAGATACTGGGTAAAGTGACTGAAGAGAGTGATGGCGAGGAAATCGTGTTCCCTGAGCAATGTCCGGCATGTGGATTCCCGCTGGAACAGCGTGGAGCGCATTTATTCTGTAACAACAAGCTGGCGTGCAAACCGCAGACGGTGGCCCGGATTTCTCATTTTGCTTCCCGTGATGCTATGGACATTGAGACATTCAGCGAGAAAACGGCGATTCAGCTGTACGATGAATTGAACGTGCGTGAGCCTGCTGACCTGTATACATTGCAATTCGATGATTTGGTGAAGCTGGAGCGGTTTGGTGAAAAGAAAGCGAACAACCTTATTGCTGCACTGGAGCAGAGCAAGGATCGTGACCTCGCTTCGTTCCTATATTCACTGGGCATTCCGAATACAGGTAAATCGACTACACGTATGCTGGCTGATCATTACCGCGACCTGCATGCCATTATGAATGCAACGGCAGAGGAACTCGTTGAACTACCTGATGTAGGTGGTATTGTAGCTGAGAGCATTGTGACTTTCTTTGCAGACCCGTTTACAAAGGCAGCTATCGAGAAGATGCTGAATTTAGGCGTGAAAGCTCAGGCGCCTGAGGCACCAGCAGCGATTGTGGAAGATTCCTTCTTCAGTGGCAAAACGGTCGTGCTGACCGGAACGCTGCATCAACTTACGCGGGAAGAGGCAACGCAACGA
- the pcrA gene encoding DNA helicase PcrA: MQPVNIHDAVARLNTPQRQAVEATDGPLLIMAGAGSGKTRVLTHRIAYLIATRKAPPWGILAITFTNKAAREMQDRVSQLVGSSQGRDIWVSTFHSMCVRILRRDIERIGFTSNFSILDSSDQLSVIRSCMKDQNIDTKKFEPKAVQSMMSTAKNELISPEQYEKQAADYFEGIVAKVYKMYQKRLRANNSLDFDDLIMATIQLFKEVPEVLDFYQKKFQYIHVDEYQDTNRAQYMLCRMLADSHHRICVVGDSDQSIYRWRGADISNILNFEKDYPEANTILLEQNYRSTSNILNAANEVIGLNTGRKPKKLWTDKEGGSKIKVYRADSEHDEGYFVTSEISKNVKNGKSYQNHAILYRTNAQSRVIEEILIKSDIPYQIVGGIKFYDRKEIKDILAYLRLLSNPDDDISLTRIINVPKRSIGDTTVAKLAAAAGERGISIYRVLQVVDDLGFAGRTRNALVEFYDMIAALHQMVEYLSVTELTEKILEMSQYRLEMQNENTLESRARLENIDEFLSVTMEFEKNNEDKTLVSFLTDLALIADIDSMNDDEEDQSDAVTLMTMHSAKGLEFPVVFIVGMEEGVFPHSRAFMDNEELEEERRLAYVGITRAEEQLFLSCAQMRTLFGRTTANPPSRFLDEIPDELKEDTSMARDRYRRGSSAGGSYGGRGLGASGGSNFGGGASKLFDRQSQSGSSASSVTSSRVTMSTSSSTSSTPAPSSASKPVAAGAGSDGFKAGDKVQHGKWGTGTIVGVKGSGNDTELQIAFPAPVGLKRLLAGFAPITKVE, translated from the coding sequence ATGCAACCTGTAAATATACATGATGCCGTAGCACGGCTTAACACCCCTCAACGGCAAGCCGTCGAGGCGACGGATGGACCGCTGTTGATTATGGCTGGAGCGGGCAGTGGCAAGACCCGTGTGCTAACACACCGGATTGCCTATCTTATTGCAACGCGAAAAGCACCCCCTTGGGGTATTTTGGCTATTACGTTTACGAACAAAGCGGCACGCGAGATGCAAGACCGGGTATCCCAACTGGTTGGCAGCTCTCAGGGTCGTGACATCTGGGTATCAACGTTTCACTCCATGTGTGTGCGTATTCTGCGCCGTGACATTGAACGCATCGGCTTCACCTCCAATTTCAGCATTTTGGATTCATCTGACCAATTATCTGTCATTCGTAGTTGTATGAAAGACCAGAACATCGACACCAAGAAATTTGAGCCAAAAGCCGTTCAATCGATGATGAGTACCGCGAAGAATGAATTGATCAGTCCGGAGCAATATGAGAAACAGGCTGCTGACTATTTTGAAGGCATTGTGGCGAAAGTGTATAAGATGTACCAAAAACGGCTCAGAGCCAACAACTCGCTCGATTTTGATGATCTCATCATGGCGACTATTCAACTTTTCAAAGAGGTACCGGAAGTTCTCGACTTTTACCAAAAGAAATTCCAGTACATTCACGTGGATGAGTACCAGGATACCAACCGTGCGCAGTACATGCTTTGCCGTATGCTTGCTGATAGTCATCACCGCATTTGCGTCGTAGGGGATAGTGACCAATCGATCTATCGCTGGCGTGGAGCGGATATCAGCAACATCCTGAATTTTGAGAAAGACTACCCTGAAGCCAATACGATTTTGCTCGAGCAAAACTATCGTTCCACTTCGAATATCCTGAATGCAGCGAATGAGGTAATCGGCCTGAATACTGGGCGCAAACCGAAGAAACTGTGGACGGACAAAGAGGGTGGCTCAAAGATCAAGGTGTACCGTGCGGATTCCGAACATGATGAGGGGTATTTTGTAACCTCTGAGATTAGTAAAAATGTGAAGAACGGCAAATCCTATCAGAACCATGCCATTTTGTACCGTACCAACGCCCAGTCCCGGGTTATAGAGGAAATTCTGATCAAGTCTGATATTCCGTATCAGATCGTTGGCGGCATCAAGTTCTATGATCGTAAAGAGATCAAGGACATTCTGGCGTATCTGCGCCTGCTTTCGAACCCCGATGATGACATCAGCCTTACCCGGATTATTAATGTACCAAAACGCAGCATTGGTGATACAACGGTAGCGAAGCTGGCAGCTGCAGCAGGAGAACGGGGGATTTCAATATACCGTGTGCTTCAGGTTGTGGACGATCTCGGTTTTGCCGGTCGAACGCGGAATGCGCTGGTGGAGTTCTATGATATGATCGCCGCGCTGCATCAGATGGTAGAGTATCTGTCTGTGACTGAATTGACCGAGAAGATTCTCGAGATGAGCCAGTACCGACTAGAGATGCAAAATGAAAATACGCTCGAATCCCGCGCGCGGTTGGAGAACATTGATGAGTTCCTGTCCGTTACGATGGAATTCGAGAAAAATAATGAAGACAAAACGCTCGTTTCATTCCTCACCGATCTCGCACTGATTGCAGATATCGACAGTATGAACGATGATGAAGAGGATCAGAGTGACGCAGTTACCCTGATGACGATGCACAGTGCCAAAGGTCTGGAATTCCCTGTCGTCTTTATCGTTGGTATGGAGGAAGGAGTTTTCCCGCACAGCCGGGCCTTTATGGATAACGAGGAGCTGGAGGAAGAACGCAGACTGGCTTATGTGGGCATTACGCGTGCGGAAGAACAACTCTTCCTGTCTTGCGCGCAAATGAGGACCTTGTTCGGACGCACAACGGCGAACCCGCCTTCGCGCTTCCTGGATGAAATTCCGGATGAGCTAAAAGAAGATACTTCGATGGCTCGTGACCGCTACCGTCGTGGTAGCAGCGCAGGTGGATCATATGGTGGCCGTGGACTTGGTGCCAGTGGAGGAAGCAACTTTGGTGGCGGAGCAAGCAAGCTGTTTGATCGTCAGAGCCAAAGCGGTTCTTCCGCTTCGTCAGTTACTTCCTCACGGGTTACCATGAGTACGTCGTCCAGCACATCCAGCACGCCTGCCCCGTCGTCGGCATCTAAACCGGTCGCTGCCGGAGCTGGTTCTGACGGATTCAAAGCCGGAGATAAAGTACAACACGGCAAATGGGGAACAGGTACCATTGTTGGGGTGAAAGGATCGGGTAATGACACAGAGCTTCAGATCGCATTCCCGGCCCCGGTTGGCCTAAAACGTCTGCTTGCAGGCTTTGCCCCAATCACCAAAGTGGAATAG
- the pcrB gene encoding heptaprenylglyceryl phosphate synthase — translation MIKQWRHVFKLDPDREITDEALDLICMSGTDAIIVGGSSGITYDNTVDLMSRVRRYELPCVLEVSELEAVVPGFDGYLIPMVLNATDSKWMIGQHQQAIERYGYLIPWDLLIAEGYIVLNADSTVARMTGADTELTTDAAVAYAQAAERLLNLPIVYMEYSGTFGDMELVGETHRQLTKAHLIYGGGIDSPEKARQAAQVADTVVVGNIVYSDLHKALETVQAVKQSV, via the coding sequence ATGATTAAGCAGTGGAGACATGTATTTAAGCTAGACCCGGACCGGGAAATAACGGATGAAGCACTTGACCTGATCTGCATGTCGGGTACCGATGCCATTATTGTTGGTGGGTCTTCGGGAATTACCTATGACAACACGGTTGACCTGATGTCCAGAGTACGTCGCTACGAGCTGCCTTGCGTGCTAGAAGTATCCGAGCTGGAGGCAGTTGTGCCTGGTTTTGACGGATATCTAATTCCGATGGTGCTGAATGCAACGGATAGCAAATGGATGATCGGACAGCACCAGCAAGCCATCGAGCGTTACGGTTACCTGATCCCATGGGATCTGCTTATTGCAGAAGGTTATATTGTCCTTAATGCCGACTCCACTGTTGCCCGAATGACGGGAGCGGATACGGAATTAACGACGGATGCTGCGGTTGCTTACGCCCAGGCTGCGGAACGTCTGCTAAACCTGCCTATCGTATATATGGAGTACAGCGGAACGTTTGGAGATATGGAGCTGGTTGGAGAGACACACAGACAACTCACCAAGGCGCATCTTATCTACGGCGGCGGGATTGATAGTCCGGAGAAAGCTAGACAAGCTGCACAGGTAGCAGACACCGTTGTGGTTGGAAACATTGTGTACAGTGATTTGCACAAGGCGTTGGAGACTGTCCAAGCTGTGAAACAATCCGTTTAA
- a CDS encoding phosphatidylinositol-specific phospholipase C/glycerophosphodiester phosphodiesterase family protein, with protein MKRIAAVVTLLIVTVGTLFFAYDSQSEEQHDGFTAYRLIAHAMGSIREKPYTNAYEAMIANYEKGTRVFEIDFMLTSDRKAVARHEWTANMSKMLGQDEELPEDKQAGALTHDEFMNTPILGMYQPMDADGIMDVLAKYPDMYIVTDTKEQKDEDIQQVLKSLVDAAKKHDPSILNRVVVQIYNEPMLETVKEIYAFPSIIYTLYATQDTEAQVVDFVQKNDIDAVTMPEYKVNQNFVAKLKQAGAVTYVHTINDTDQVANYEKWGVYGVYSDVLTEQELDEMNTRFAWKP; from the coding sequence ATGAAACGAATTGCCGCCGTCGTTACACTACTCATCGTAACCGTGGGCACACTCTTTTTTGCCTATGACAGTCAGAGCGAGGAGCAGCACGATGGGTTTACGGCCTATCGACTGATTGCTCATGCCATGGGCAGTATCCGTGAGAAGCCTTACACGAACGCCTATGAGGCGATGATTGCCAATTATGAGAAGGGCACACGTGTGTTTGAGATTGACTTTATGCTGACCTCGGACCGCAAAGCAGTAGCCAGACATGAATGGACCGCTAACATGAGCAAAATGCTGGGACAGGACGAGGAGTTACCCGAGGACAAACAGGCTGGGGCGCTGACACATGATGAATTCATGAATACGCCCATTCTGGGCATGTACCAACCGATGGATGCCGACGGCATTATGGACGTATTGGCCAAGTACCCGGATATGTATATCGTGACCGATACCAAAGAACAGAAGGACGAGGATATTCAGCAGGTGCTAAAATCACTCGTGGACGCAGCCAAGAAACATGACCCTTCAATTCTTAATCGGGTTGTAGTACAGATCTATAACGAGCCGATGCTCGAAACCGTGAAAGAAATCTACGCGTTTCCTTCTATTATTTATACCCTTTATGCTACGCAGGATACTGAAGCCCAGGTGGTTGATTTTGTACAAAAGAATGACATCGATGCCGTAACCATGCCGGAATATAAAGTAAACCAGAATTTCGTTGCCAAGCTGAAGCAGGCAGGAGCCGTCACCTACGTTCATACCATTAATGACACCGATCAGGTAGCAAACTATGAGAAATGGGGCGTGTACGGCGTGTATTCGGATGTATTAACCGAGCAGGAACTGGATGAGATGAACACACGTTTTGCCTGGAAACCTTGA
- the rfbD gene encoding dTDP-4-dehydrorhamnose reductase, producing MKYRVMVTGAAGQLGYDVVKIFRAGGHDVMACDRDQLDITDQQQCRETINAFQPHIIVHCAAYTAVDKAETDEDMAYTVNVTGTRNIAVAAEKVKAKLIYISTDYVFDGTATRPYQEFDLTNPQTVYGKSKLAGERLVESLCTRWFIIRTSWVFGVHGSNFVKTMLELLEKRPRLQVVHDQQGSPTYTVDLARLVSELSLTEKYGIYHASNSGMCTWYEFAQAIAEEASKQSGFKLSAVLEPCTTGQFPRPAPRPQYSVMDHLAIRTNGLPPMRAWREALIAFLNELSVQPTE from the coding sequence ATGAAGTATAGAGTAATGGTGACGGGGGCTGCGGGACAGCTCGGATACGATGTTGTAAAGATATTTCGAGCTGGTGGTCATGATGTCATGGCCTGTGACAGGGACCAATTGGACATTACCGATCAACAGCAATGCAGAGAAACCATTAACGCTTTCCAGCCTCACATCATCGTTCATTGTGCTGCCTATACAGCCGTTGATAAGGCCGAGACAGATGAGGATATGGCGTACACAGTCAATGTAACAGGCACTAGAAATATAGCTGTTGCTGCAGAGAAAGTGAAAGCCAAACTGATTTATATTAGTACCGACTACGTATTTGATGGCACGGCAACGAGGCCTTATCAGGAATTTGATTTGACGAATCCGCAGACCGTGTATGGCAAGTCAAAGCTTGCCGGAGAGAGACTGGTCGAGAGTCTCTGCACGCGATGGTTTATTATACGAACATCATGGGTGTTTGGAGTACACGGCAGTAATTTTGTCAAAACCATGTTGGAACTTCTGGAGAAGCGTCCCCGACTTCAGGTCGTTCATGATCAACAAGGGTCGCCCACATATACTGTGGATTTAGCCAGACTCGTGAGTGAACTTTCATTAACTGAGAAATATGGTATCTACCATGCCTCTAATTCTGGAATGTGCACCTGGTATGAATTTGCACAGGCCATTGCAGAAGAAGCATCCAAGCAATCCGGATTCAAACTGAGTGCTGTTCTCGAGCCTTGTACCACCGGGCAATTCCCACGTCCTGCTCCTCGACCTCAATATTCCGTAATGGATCATCTCGCTATTCGTACAAACGGTCTGCCACCCATGAGAGCTTGGCGCGAAGCTTTGATCGCATTTCTGAATGAATTGAGTGTGCAACCAACCGAATAG
- the rfbB gene encoding dTDP-glucose 4,6-dehydratase encodes MKLLVTGGAGFIGSNFVMYMLREHPDYEIVNVDSLTYAGNLENLQSVESNSQYTFIRADITDVQQMEQIISQGIDVIVNFAAESHVDRSILSPDIFVRTNVLGTQVLLDAAKKYQVTKYVQVSTDEVYGSLGPTGLFTEETPLMPNSPYSASKAGGDLLVRAYHETFGLPVNITRCSNNYGPFQFPEKLIPLIISRALNDEAIPVYGDGLNIRDWLYVEDHCSAIDLVIHNGKIGEVYNIGGNNERTNIYIVEKILEQLGKPASLIQYVQDRLGHDRRYGIDPTKLHTELGWKPVHNFETGIKETIQWYLNHQEWWTRIQSGTYQDYVKLQYGDRMGDPTK; translated from the coding sequence ATGAAACTGCTCGTTACTGGAGGGGCTGGATTTATTGGCAGCAACTTTGTGATGTATATGCTTCGTGAGCATCCTGATTATGAAATTGTTAACGTGGATTCCTTAACGTATGCGGGCAACCTTGAGAATTTGCAATCCGTAGAATCGAATTCTCAATATACGTTTATCCGAGCGGATATCACTGACGTTCAGCAAATGGAACAAATTATATCCCAAGGGATCGATGTAATCGTCAATTTTGCGGCTGAGTCTCATGTGGATCGCAGCATTCTGTCCCCCGATATTTTTGTGCGCACCAATGTACTCGGAACTCAGGTGTTGCTGGATGCCGCGAAGAAATATCAGGTTACCAAATATGTTCAGGTGTCTACGGATGAAGTATATGGTTCACTTGGTCCAACAGGTTTGTTTACAGAAGAGACACCATTGATGCCGAACAGTCCATACTCTGCCAGTAAAGCAGGTGGGGATTTGCTTGTCAGAGCGTATCATGAAACCTTTGGTTTGCCTGTAAACATTACACGTTGTTCGAACAATTATGGACCTTTCCAATTTCCAGAGAAACTTATACCGCTTATTATATCTCGTGCATTAAATGATGAGGCTATTCCTGTCTATGGCGATGGGCTTAATATTCGTGATTGGCTCTATGTAGAAGATCACTGTAGTGCTATCGACCTGGTCATTCATAATGGCAAGATTGGAGAGGTATATAACATCGGGGGAAATAATGAACGTACCAATATATATATTGTTGAAAAGATTCTAGAACAACTAGGCAAACCTGCAAGTTTGATTCAATATGTACAGGATCGACTAGGCCACGACCGACGTTATGGGATTGACCCGACCAAATTGCATACTGAGCTTGGCTGGAAGCCCGTGCACAATTTTGAGACAGGGATCAAGGAAACCATCCAGTGGTATCTGAATCATCAGGAATGGTGGACACGAATTCAATCAGGTACGTATCAAGATTATGTAAAACTTCAGTATGGTGATCGAATGGGTGATCCTACAAAATGA
- the rfbC gene encoding dTDP-4-dehydrorhamnose 3,5-epimerase yields MKVIPLFMDGAAILEPKVYGDHRGYFMESYNERVLYENGIHHVFVQDNQSLSAEAGVLRGLHYQLQPRAQTKLVRVISGAIYDVIVDIRTTSPTFGQWKSVILSEYNQRQLLVPQGFAHGFCTLVPHTQVTYKVDAYYSPEHDRGILWNDPALGIDWPVSDPILSEKDQKHPLLQGAELNFG; encoded by the coding sequence ATGAAGGTGATTCCGCTGTTTATGGATGGCGCAGCTATATTGGAACCTAAGGTTTATGGCGATCATCGGGGATATTTCATGGAAAGTTATAATGAGCGTGTTCTGTATGAAAATGGTATTCATCATGTGTTTGTTCAGGACAATCAATCCCTGTCCGCCGAAGCTGGAGTTCTTCGCGGACTTCATTACCAGCTTCAGCCCAGAGCACAGACCAAGTTGGTCAGAGTAATATCCGGAGCCATCTATGATGTTATTGTAGATATTCGTACGACTTCACCAACCTTTGGACAGTGGAAAAGTGTCATTCTTAGTGAGTATAATCAGCGGCAGTTGCTTGTCCCCCAAGGTTTCGCTCATGGATTCTGTACACTGGTGCCACATACACAGGTGACATACAAGGTGGATGCATACTATTCGCCTGAACATGACCGGGGTATTTTGTGGAACGATCCAGCGCTCGGGATTGATTGGCCTGTGTCGGATCCCATTCTCTCCGAGAAAGATCAGAAGCACCCTTTACTTCAAGGGGCGGAACTGAATTTTGGCTAA
- the galU gene encoding UTP--glucose-1-phosphate uridylyltransferase GalU, giving the protein MRIRKAIIPAAGLGTRFLPATKAMPKEMLPIVDKPTIQYIIEEAVASGIEDIIIVTGKGKRAIEDHFDYSFELEQNLAGKQKWDLLNEVRKPSEMADIHYIRQKEPKGLGHAIWCARKFIGNEPFAVLLGDDIVESNHPCLQQMIEVYDELQSPIVGVQPVDWSEVSRYGIVDGELVSRTEGRVYRARRLIEKPKTEESPSNLAIMGRYILTPDIFDILGQQSVGVGGEIQLTDALSRLNDQRQILAYHFDGLRHDVGEKLGFIETTIHYALQRPDLREDLLKYLEHIVQNK; this is encoded by the coding sequence GTGCGTATTCGCAAAGCAATCATTCCAGCGGCCGGGCTCGGTACCCGGTTTCTGCCTGCAACGAAGGCGATGCCCAAGGAAATGCTGCCCATCGTTGATAAACCAACGATCCAGTACATTATTGAAGAAGCCGTGGCTTCAGGCATTGAGGATATCATTATCGTAACAGGTAAAGGTAAACGGGCCATCGAGGATCATTTTGACTATTCATTCGAATTGGAACAGAATCTGGCTGGTAAACAGAAGTGGGATTTGCTGAATGAAGTTCGCAAGCCCTCCGAGATGGCAGACATCCATTATATCCGTCAAAAGGAACCAAAGGGTCTTGGGCACGCCATCTGGTGTGCCCGCAAGTTTATCGGAAACGAACCATTTGCCGTGCTACTGGGGGATGACATCGTGGAATCCAATCATCCTTGTCTTCAGCAGATGATCGAAGTTTATGATGAATTGCAATCTCCGATCGTAGGTGTGCAGCCTGTTGATTGGAGCGAAGTGTCACGTTACGGGATTGTGGACGGGGAATTGGTATCTCGCACCGAAGGTCGTGTGTACCGTGCGCGTCGTTTGATCGAGAAACCGAAGACGGAAGAATCACCTTCCAATTTGGCGATTATGGGACGTTATATTCTGACGCCGGATATCTTCGATATTCTTGGTCAGCAGTCTGTTGGCGTGGGTGGAGAAATCCAGTTAACGGATGCCTTGTCCCGTCTGAATGACCAGCGGCAGATTCTAGCCTATCACTTTGACGGCCTGCGTCATGATGTTGGGGAGAAGCTTGGTTTTATTGAAACCACGATTCATTATGCCCTTCAGCGCCCGGATTTGCGGGAGGATTTGTTGAAGTATTTGGAGCATATAGTACAGAACAAATAG